CAATAGAATTGCTTACCATCTTCACTTATTGTCAAGTTTTTGGGGTCGGTTGCCGCCGAATTAACCAGCGTAATCGCTGGTTCACCAAACCCGCCCAGGTTCGACGCCATAATCGGCTTGGCACGTGTGTTGGCATCGATCCAAGCCAACCGGTCACCACGCGCCACGACAAAAGTCGCATTGATCTCACCATTGATACCCATCGGCGCGATCTTTCCGTCTGAGAGCCGCATGATGTAACGGTCTTTCAGGCGATCGAGATAGTCGACGTCACTTGAGTAGTGCGACGGCTGCGAGGTACCAGGATCAAGACGGCGTTCAAACTGTTGCAGGTAAATGCGAAAGCCGATGGGGTACGATTGGATTGGCATCGAGAGTTTTACTTCACGATCCCCGACCTTCACCTTGTGCAGCGTAGAACGTTCGTTCAAGCCTACGTCTGGCTCGTTGATGTGCGCCTTGAGCCAAAACTCTTCGGTCTCGCCGTCGACCGTCAAACGCACCTGAGCAGCTGGCGTGTTGGCGAGTGGCCCTGAAGTGCCAAACGGTAACTTCTCGGGCTGTGGTTTAGGGCGATCGGATGGCACGAACGCACCCACATACATATTGAGCGTTGCAATCGGCATCTTGAATGCTTCGACCGCATCTTCTTTGGTGGCCTTGCGTTTGAGTTCGCCTGAAGCAACGACCTGTTTGCGATTCCAATAGCGGTAGAAGATGCGTTTCGACGCCGGGTCGTTTTCATCTTCGGTTCCTTCGGCGACCCCTTGGATCAAATCGATCCGCGATCCCCCTTCCCCACGCATCAACTGTGCTGCGTCTTTTTCGCCAAAGTCGAACCAATAGTGGCCGAAGACTTGCGAATCGTACGCCTGCATATTCATCTGCGGCATGTTTGCTAACAAGGTTAATTCGTCAACCTTTTTATCCCCCTGGAACAGCTCGATAATTACCGTCGGGTTGCGTGGCTCGGCTCCTTCTTCTTCAGGAACTTCTACCCAACTGAATTGCTGCCCGCCAACCTGGTCGAGTTGGGCCGTGGGGTAATAGGCTTTGACCTGATATTTCAAATCGGTCCCTGGCAGCTCTTGAGGCTCTTTTTCTAACTGTTGATCCACTTGAATCACGGTTGGCTTGCCGCCAGCGTACAGAATGACTTCCCCTTGTGGCCCGATCGAGCCTTCTTCCGGCACGCACTTCAAGAAGGCCTCGGTCGCCGCCCGGTTGCCAGCCATGTGAAAGGTTAGTGTTCCCCCCCCAGTACGCTGACTGTCTCCGACACCAAATCGGTATTTAGGCTGTTGCGGAGCATTGAAAACCGATAAACGGGTGGGCATCCATTGCTCTTCCCCTTCTTCCATTCGCCCGTCCGAAGTTTGTTTCGGCATCTTCGGCACGCTCATCATTAACTGAACGGTAGGTGTGTTGTCCCACCAACGGCAGTCGGCATAGTAGTCCAGCACTTCCAGTTGCACGTCGTCTCGGTTGTACAGAACATTCCCAGCGCGGTTTCGCATCGAAGCGTAAAAAATGGGAGAGAACCAACGTGCCAGCTCTGGTTCGGCAACTTTCCAATGGGCGAAGCCATCGTGATAGGCCGACCAGTTAAACATGCCAGGGGCGAAATCGACGGCATGCCGTTCGACTCCTTCGGTCTTCGGGCCAAGCGTTTCTGGTGGCAGACTGGCCTGATTATCGATTCGTAAATCGAAGTAGTACGAGTTATCAAACGCTAATTCCGAGGCGTGATTCTCCCAGACATGAACCTGGGCATCGACTCCCTTGCTACGGCTAATCGCACCACTCAACAACAGCATCAACAACCCGATATGGGTAATGACAAACCCCGTCTGATGCCGTTTCCATGGGTAACGAATCGCGGCCGCGCAAAAAATGTTGACCCCTAACAGCGCATAGATCAGACCAAACCACCACGATCGATAAACGTAGAACTGCACCACGTCCGTATTGAACGTGGCCTCGACAAAGGTGGCAAAGATCAGCGCAAGGGCCATCAAGCTGAGCAGCACCACGGCCAAGCCCAGCGAAGCAGCGAATTGATACGTATACAACAGTGCCCGAACCAGAAAAGGTTGGTCGGGAGAGACAAGTTTGGGTCTTGCCACGTTCTATTCCATGGGGTCAGGAAGCGCGGGATGCGAGCGTTTGTGAACTTCAAGTGCTGGAAAGAAACCTCCCCCTAGGTGGGATCTCGCTTTCCGCTGAGCACTCTCAGCATTCAAATTTGGCTCGATACTTTCGGCAATGTTGGCGATTTTGATTAGGCGTTACATCTACCCGACGATTGGGGAGCGGGGCCCAATACGTGTTAGGTACCTAGTTCCTCCCAGATCTCCGAGAGAAACCCGCCAATTGGCCAGATGCGGCAACAACTTACGTCCCCTGGACGGTCGCACCACTTCGGCACTCTCTCTATTATAGCGCGATGCGTCGCAACGGATACCTACAGTTCTGCAGCCAGTGGGGAGAAGCGGCAATTAAAGGTTCCGATTTTGCTGACAAGATCCCCAGATTGTGACTCTTTGCCTTGCCCAAAAGGTCCTGTCAGATTTTTTTGTGGGTGTATCTCGAAATACTCCGTGAAGGAGGATTCGCTCGTTCTAGTGATGGCCAATCCAGAGGTGTGGCCTCCCACGTCTCTCTTGAAATCTCTTCCCCTCGCATCGGCAATGGAAGATTCGTGTCGCATCAAGCGACAGCCGTCAGCGAATTCTCTGCGATTTCATAATTTTCGAATCGAAAATAGAAGGCTTATACCAGCCAAAGATTGAGATATGCGTGGCAGGGAAGGACCTGAATGTTGCATAAGATTCATGATCCATGCAGAATATCAGCGATTGAGCTCGTTCCTAGGCACCCAGATATCCACTTGTGAATCGAGGCACCGAACGAAAGCGACCTGAGGAATCATTTGATTCCCGTTGGCTTCGATTCGCACTTCTTCCTCGTGGAGGTCTTTACCGTGTCTGTTCAGCGTGCCCGTGGATTTACTCTTGTTGAATTATTGGTGGTTATCGCCATTATTGGCGTCTTGATCGCGTTGCTGCTGCCTGCCGTGCAACAAGCACGAGAAGCAGCTCGTCGCATGCAGTGTTCTAATAACCTGCGCCAGGTAGGGCTTGCGTGACATAACTACCATGACACTTACAGAACGTTCGCTCCAGGACGGCTGCAGTATTCGGGAAAAGACTCTACCGGCAGCAGTACAAAGATTGTCACTGGCTTCCTGGCCATGGTCCTACCATTTGTGGAACAAGGCAACCTAAAAGGGCTTTACGACCAACGCTATGGCTTCGACGATGTGACGAATCAGGCCGCTGCCAATACGAGTGTTAATGTTTATCTCTGCCCTTCCGCTCCGGGCGAACGGAAGACGCCCATCTACGCAGGCTGGAACATGGGATGGACGACGGATGTTTCGGCGCTTGATCCGAACTTGACCGGCATCGCAACGGATTATCAAGGTGTGCGGGGAATTCATATTGTCGACTCTTCCGGCGCGTGGTCTGATGCCAACAGCAAGGTCGGGATTCTCAGCGAGACGGCCACTGATTTTGCTGACATTACTGATGGAACAAGCAATACAATTCTCCTCTTTGAGATGGCCGGCAAGCCTGCGAATTGGATCAGCGGCAAGACCGTCGAAGTGACGAATGCCCAGTTCTACGGCTATGGTCCTTGGGTCGGCAACAACGGTGTGATGGTTTGGAACTACAACAAAAAAGGCCAAAGCCGTTGCGGTGCCGCAGATGATTGCTTGCACTACATCAATGTCAACAACGAAGGGGCGCCATACAGCTTTCATCCGGGTGTTGTCACCGTAATGCTTGCTGATGGTTCCACGCGCAGCCTGCCAGAGACGATTGACCGTCATATCTTCGTCAATCTTTCCATGAAGGCGGATGGAAACGTCATCGGAGAGTATTAGCGTCCAGCGGGCTTTTCATGGGCCTGCGAATGTCCTCCGAGCAGGAGAAACCTTACGCCAGACCAAGAACGCTATCGGCCCTCTTGGGTTTGATAGCGCCATAGCTTCTATCGCTGTTGGCGCTTGATGTCGATCGACGAGTTGTTGCCCAAACCGCTTCACCAACGCGGTGGCGGAAGGTATCAACCGCAAAAAAAGCCATAGCCTTCAAAAAGAAGGCCACGGCTTTTGTAGGTTACGGGTCGCTTGAATCACAGCTACTTAAGAAGGAAGCAGGCCAAGGATGCTGTCCATGATGGTGCTACTGATGGAATAGGGCTCGCTGAAACTCCACGTGTTCCACATCAGGTCGGTCACCATCAGACCGCAAGCCATTAACATCAGGGCGGTTGCCCCGAGGAGGCCAACTTCTAGTCCCGTGTAGGAAATGTCAGCCGGAGCAGCCGCCGCTGGGGCTGCTTGGGCCATGGTGCCGGAGCCAGATGAGGCGGCCATAGCATCGTCTGCTTCCAGGCCATCGCTATCGCCTAGACCACCAAAATCGCCCCCTTCCAGAGTCGAGCTACCAAACAGGCCTGATTCCGACGACATCGAATCGGAATCCAAGGCAATCACCTGGGAACCGCTGTCGTCATCCTCCAACTCTCCTTCGACCGGGGTCAGCAGGAAGTCACCCTCCGCTGCGTCGGCAGCCGCAGCTGGCTCGAACAATTCTTCGTCATCCGAAGCAGCAATCCCCTTGGCTGCTGGCTCTGGCGATTCTTCAGCCAAAAGATCTAAACCGCTATCACCGGAGGACAGCGAGAAACTATCGTCGGAAGCAGCTAGTCCAATTTCACCCGATTCACTCGAATCGCTGATCAGATCAATTTCGCTGTCATCGCTATTGCTTGGAATAGGCGCTTCATCCGCGAGGCTTAACTCGTCTTCGGAAGCCAGCAAGTCCATGCTGCTG
The window above is part of the Bremerella cremea genome. Proteins encoded here:
- a CDS encoding DNA-binding protein, producing MAEYIPLSDFAAKLGVSEEIIQDLRDRGKLRAFRDGSSWKFKDDELEKAKTILAEEGLAGDESQEFELSGGPDSEDGSSGSMDSLLIEDTGEGGDGGSSNIISNIDDSAGDIALSLPDSDLGLEDSLVSNTEESGLSSLDLGDDSSIDKPAEDEFSLVDDGELSLTDEESEADINLGGEPLDPEGTGSGLSLALEDESLDLGTSGIGMDHDSSGELSLDIEDDEDSSMDLLASEDELSLADEAPIPSNSDDSEIDLISDSSESGEIGLAASDDSFSLSSGDSGLDLLAEESPEPAAKGIAASDDEELFEPAAAADAAEGDFLLTPVEGELEDDDSGSQVIALDSDSMSSESGLFGSSTLEGGDFGGLGDSDGLEADDAMAASSGSGTMAQAAPAAAAPADISYTGLEVGLLGATALMLMACGLMVTDLMWNTWSFSEPYSISSTIMDSILGLLPS